One Ctenopharyngodon idella isolate HZGC_01 chromosome 3, HZGC01, whole genome shotgun sequence genomic window, tgacaagtaatattaaactttgctttttaaattaatatataatacacgcattaatatttatttgtgaacctatataattaggcctatttcTTTGATTCACATCCTGCATTGATCAGAGAGCAATCAGTTATATCTAGGGACTGATTTTAGAAGAAAACACTATCTGAGAGCCACTTTAAAGCATTGATGGACTGGAATTACCCCTGTCATTGAATCATCTTTACACAAGATAACTCTAGCAATATCTATCATTATATTGGCCCATCTAACAGAGACCTGAATACTTGACAGTGTATCTGACTGAGGTTTTGAGTTGATTTCTGAGAGTAAGCTGACATCTCCACTCTCTGTTGTCATCTTCATTCAGAAGTGTTGTAGTCAGACTGATGTTACAGTGATATGATGAGAATAATATCTTATATCTGGAGTCTGTCTTCAGATCAACACCAGCCTGATTCACCCACAACAGCTGAAGTCCTTCAGTACGGACCAAATAATCACAGGATAATCTAGAATACAACtgacaggagagagtcacaggGCAGCCTGGACTGATCTCAGTCTGTGAAGATGATGATGGAGAGACTGAAACTGAACACAAGACACAAATCACAGACTTTTCAATAACCATGCAAGTTTAAATGAATACACTGACCAAATAATTGTAAACTTACCATGAAGAACAGGCAGAAAAACACGTGCATCAGTTCCTTGTTGTTTGTCATTCACAAATTGTCGGCAGGTGTAAAATCCATAATCATCTTCTGTGACGTTCTTGATGTTCAGAGAGCAGTCAGACCCCAGGCTCAGTCTCTCatgtctctctgtgtctttctTCTTTATCCCTAAACCAATCAGTTCAACTGCTGCTGAATGTCTGAATCTGTTATAGATCCATGTAGTTGATTCGCAGTTGGAAAGAGCATTATTACAGGGCAGACGGACATTTTCACCAGAACTGATGAACACATGAGGATCAGTCACCCCACTGGTACCTGAAACACGGTACATTTGAGTGATAGTTAtagtatatattaataaattaaactttattgtatatgtatatacattgaGCTCTTTCACAGAAGTCTTAGAGATCATGTACAATGTGTTTACCTGTGAGAAGTGAAGAGAGAACGATCAGTCCCAGCAGACACAGATCACActtatcagccattttctgtttctgaCAGTCTTTCTTTTCATTATATAGTTACAGTGCTTACCTTAAACACTAAGCCCCTCCTGTGTTTGTGAACTTCCTCTGATCTGACAGACTGTGTGATGAAATCCTTCGAGAGTTTATATTTAGTGATAGCGTGCCAGTGCATAATGGAGAAGTGCTGCTTCATTTCTCTTGTCAATATCCACTCGAAATCAAGTGGATTTCACTACTAATATGTCTTTTTACTTGATGCTTAAATGTAATTTGCAGTACACATATTGTAATTTAGCTCCTTTTAACAAAGTAATTTGAtcaacagcaaaaaaaagaaagaaaaagaaaaagctaaAAGAATAGGTACTATATAGCCTGATCTCGTTGAGTATGAATGCGATCCAGACATCATCCGCCATGTTGACgttatcatgtgacactgacactGCTGCCAAGCTGTTTGAATTTCTAAAGCTAGGGCTCCTAAACATTAGATCGCTGACACCTAAAGTGGTTATTGCAAATGAAGTGATGACAAATAGTCATCTATTGATAGTCATCaatagtcttgatgtaatttgccttactgaaacCTGGCTTAAACCAAATTATTATTTCAGTCTTAATGAGTCTACTCCACCCAGCTACTGTTATAAGCACAAGTCCC contains:
- the LOC127510062 gene encoding uncharacterized protein LOC127510062 — encoded protein: MADKCDLCLLGLIVLSSLLTGTSGVTDPHVFISSGENVRLPCNNALSNCESTTWIYNRFRHSAAVELIGLGIKKKDTERHERLSLGSDCSLNIKNVTEDDYGFYTCRQFVNDKQQGTDARVFLPVLHVSVSPSSSSQTEISPGCPVTLSCQLYSRLSCDYLVRTEGLQLLWVNQAGVDLKTDSRYKILFSSYHCNISLTTTLLNEDDNREWRCQLTLRNQLKTSVRYTVKYSGLC